The Tistrella mobilis genome window below encodes:
- a CDS encoding RAMP superfamily CRISPR-associated protein produces MSGDACPWNVTSSGFLVTYHLPRANNKTCWLWSRIIAGTDGRVVVMARGSEILARFQTTTPMFPGEAGGSDGIMGAEIRPTAIKAALRFWWRSLAYARLGNDTATLKREEDALFGAPADDEGGRQRRGGTARGQAAFMLRLTSAPAAETDLFPPGSEPLPASAEIDGAAIPGGVAYLGYGPVLYSRDLGGPAFHRRGIKPGTIFSIALRCRADSDVDGLIAALKLFGLLGGMGARSRRGFGSVALLDLVRDGEAIFSPPETLRDYVQRLKAVLPATYVASARARPDWSAFAPGRDGMRGSVCAIVAAGKAVPLAGQVPTARRPQWQGQRGSGGPVSLHAALEFMPPSWSQTLNMLGVGMMLYRSSGRNGKIAYRDKPAWRQFHEDHDWFYEIAGGQTAERVPERVAFGVPLPFYSSTTNRKVTVGAAAATRDRRASPVLMHVHRVGQDYLGVITILPGRYLPDGDSFSVKRGDQPVGTLTAPSPDAFNFDPLFDLIDGHGRPPHRQSPFRVVDGGWILTGRSTS; encoded by the coding sequence TTGTCGGGCGACGCATGTCCGTGGAACGTCACATCGAGCGGTTTCCTGGTGACATATCATCTGCCACGTGCCAACAATAAAACCTGTTGGTTGTGGAGTCGGATTATTGCCGGCACCGATGGTCGGGTGGTGGTTATGGCGCGCGGCAGTGAGATTCTTGCACGGTTCCAGACGACGACACCGATGTTCCCCGGCGAGGCCGGCGGGTCGGACGGGATAATGGGGGCGGAGATCCGGCCGACGGCGATCAAGGCGGCGCTGCGGTTCTGGTGGCGCAGTCTGGCCTATGCCCGGCTCGGAAACGATACGGCCACCCTCAAACGGGAAGAGGATGCGCTGTTCGGTGCCCCTGCCGACGACGAGGGCGGCAGGCAGAGACGCGGCGGCACGGCGCGTGGACAGGCTGCGTTCATGCTGCGGCTCACCTCTGCGCCGGCGGCGGAGACCGATCTTTTTCCGCCGGGTTCCGAGCCCTTGCCTGCGTCAGCGGAAATCGATGGCGCCGCCATCCCGGGTGGCGTGGCCTATCTGGGGTACGGCCCGGTTCTCTACAGCAGGGATCTGGGGGGACCGGCCTTTCATCGCCGGGGAATTAAGCCGGGCACGATCTTCTCGATCGCTCTTCGCTGCCGGGCGGATAGCGATGTCGATGGGCTGATCGCGGCACTGAAGCTGTTCGGTTTGCTGGGGGGTATGGGGGCACGCAGCCGCCGCGGTTTCGGCAGTGTGGCCCTGCTCGACCTCGTGCGGGACGGCGAGGCGATCTTCAGTCCGCCCGAAACTTTGCGCGACTATGTCCAGAGATTGAAGGCGGTGCTGCCGGCGACTTATGTCGCCTCCGCCAGGGCCCGCCCCGACTGGTCCGCCTTCGCGCCGGGCCGCGACGGGATGCGTGGCAGCGTCTGTGCCATCGTCGCGGCCGGCAAGGCGGTGCCTTTGGCCGGTCAGGTCCCGACTGCACGACGGCCGCAGTGGCAGGGGCAGCGCGGTTCCGGGGGACCTGTATCGTTACACGCCGCTCTGGAATTCATGCCGCCCTCATGGTCGCAAACGCTGAACATGCTCGGCGTCGGCATGATGCTTTATCGCAGCTCCGGTCGGAACGGAAAGATCGCGTACCGAGACAAACCGGCCTGGCGGCAGTTCCACGAGGATCACGACTGGTTCTATGAAATTGCTGGAGGGCAAACGGCGGAGCGTGTGCCCGAGCGCGTGGCATTCGGTGTGCCTCTGCCCTTTTACAGCTCAACAACTAACAGGAAGGTGACGGTTGGCGCCGCCGCTGCCACCCGCGACCGCCGGGCGAGCCCCGTATTGATGCATGTTCACCGTGTGGGGCAGGACTATCTGGGTGTCATCACCATCCTGCCGGGGCGCTATCTGCCCGACGGCGACAGTTTCAGCGTGAAGCGCGGGGATCAGCCGGTCGGAACGCTTACCGCGCCCTCGCCGGACGCTTTCAATTTCGATCCGCTGTTCGACCTGATCGATGGCCATGGTCGTCCTCCCCACCGCCAATCCCCGTTCCGGGTGGTGGATGGCGGCTGGATCCTGACCGGCCGGTCGACGTCATGA
- the cmr6 gene encoding type III-B CRISPR module RAMP protein Cmr6, producing the protein MSDLERLRARAAHQAVMGVRAMTSARAYRQRIRSLPAEIVINGLGQALAMLVRDGASDRQDDAAAARALMTHLNVWLCTGFPDSPLAVTGDRLVHAVTTCDDATYVWAGVEAQAYLRWLKKFAEAYLADADADDGEDVSKKKSKGRGRDGRRPPDRVREEAASTRQPGPLHIPRTSASAPAGGALIMHGRRLLSDAGSVPSAAVDGQSVMPLPAAIARDVRQSGNSRGNDGLRFDRFCDTWKPDWTGLREPDAPRGIKAGAADWAARFDRILGDAALLEEADDRRRRWLDACQARHRRFVTDWRFVSGLGRDHPVENGFAWHHTLGVPYLPGSSVKGMVKSWCRDWLPGEDLPMPIETIFGTAPEGAGDEAASVGAFIFLDAIPADRIRCQADVMTPHYQPYYQSAGQVPAPGDWFSPNPISFLTVAPGQAFRFAIMPRTDQAMDKMDWMFQALADALEWIGAGAKTATGYGRFVPASDTGD; encoded by the coding sequence ATGAGCGATCTGGAGCGGCTGAGGGCCAGGGCGGCCCATCAGGCGGTGATGGGGGTCCGGGCCATGACGTCGGCCCGGGCCTATCGTCAGCGCATCCGCAGCCTGCCGGCCGAAATTGTGATCAACGGGCTGGGTCAGGCGCTGGCGATGCTTGTCCGGGACGGGGCGTCGGATCGTCAGGACGATGCGGCGGCGGCCAGAGCCCTTATGACCCATCTGAATGTCTGGCTTTGCACGGGGTTTCCGGACAGCCCGCTTGCTGTCACAGGGGATCGACTGGTTCATGCAGTCACGACCTGTGACGACGCCACCTATGTCTGGGCAGGGGTGGAGGCGCAGGCCTATCTGCGTTGGCTGAAGAAGTTCGCCGAGGCCTATCTCGCCGATGCCGATGCCGATGATGGGGAAGACGTGAGTAAAAAGAAATCGAAGGGCAGGGGAAGAGACGGGCGGCGACCGCCGGATCGGGTACGGGAAGAGGCGGCCTCGACACGCCAGCCGGGCCCTCTGCATATTCCGCGCACCTCCGCCTCGGCCCCGGCCGGGGGCGCCCTGATCATGCATGGGCGCCGGCTGCTTTCCGATGCCGGGTCTGTCCCGTCGGCAGCCGTCGACGGCCAAAGCGTGATGCCGCTGCCGGCCGCGATCGCCAGGGATGTGCGCCAGTCCGGGAACAGCCGCGGCAATGACGGTCTGCGCTTCGATCGCTTTTGCGATACCTGGAAACCCGACTGGACCGGATTGCGAGAGCCCGACGCGCCGAGGGGGATCAAAGCGGGTGCGGCCGACTGGGCGGCGCGCTTCGATCGCATACTCGGCGACGCAGCCCTGCTGGAAGAGGCAGATGACCGCCGCCGCCGGTGGCTCGATGCCTGTCAGGCCCGCCACCGGCGGTTTGTCACCGACTGGCGGTTCGTGAGCGGCCTGGGCCGCGACCATCCGGTCGAGAACGGCTTCGCCTGGCATCACACGCTTGGGGTGCCCTATCTGCCCGGCAGCTCGGTGAAGGGCATGGTGAAATCCTGGTGCCGGGACTGGTTGCCCGGCGAGGACCTGCCGATGCCGATCGAAACCATCTTCGGCACGGCCCCCGAAGGTGCCGGGGACGAGGCGGCGAGTGTCGGTGCCTTCATCTTCCTGGATGCCATCCCCGCCGACAGGATACGCTGTCAGGCCGATGTGATGACGCCGCATTATCAGCCCTATTATCAGTCCGCGGGCCAAGTGCCGGCGCCGGGTGACTGGTTCAGTCCCAACCCGATCTCTTTCCTGACGGTGGCGCCGGGGCAGGCCTTCCGCTTCGCGATCATGCCCCGCACCGATCAGGCCATGGACAAGATGGACTGGATGTTTCAGGCCTTGGCCGATGCGCTGGAATGGATCGGCGCCGGTGCGAAGACCGCCACCGGCTATGGCCGTTTTGTACCGGCATCCGACACGGGTGACTGA
- the rodA gene encoding rod shape-determining protein RodA produces the protein MSLHDHSAPASLGLAQRIRSFGWGLLVLLTMVAGTGFLVLYSAANGSLEPWADAQMARFAAGVVLMVVIGLTDLKLWLKLSYPLYGVALLLLVAVEIMGDIGMGAQRWIDLGFFQIQPSEVMKIAIVLALARYFHGCTAEDIRRPVTLLLPLAMVAAPSLLVLRQPDLGTTGMLILGAGATFFVAGVRAWKFLVVLALFGASLPVGWSMLHEYQRQRVLTFMDPSRDPLGAGYHITQSKIALGSGGITGKGFMQGTQSHLSFLPEKQTDFIFTMYAEEFGLIGGILLLLLFVSVVLYALSVSLRARTVFGRLVATGVGTTFFLYYFINIAMVMGLIPVVGVPLPMVSYGGTQMMTLMIAFGLLACVNTHRDVQLRRQPGLEGY, from the coding sequence ATGAGCCTGCATGATCATTCCGCCCCGGCCAGCCTGGGACTTGCCCAGCGCATCCGCTCTTTCGGCTGGGGGCTTCTGGTGCTGCTGACCATGGTCGCCGGCACCGGTTTCCTGGTTCTCTATTCCGCAGCGAACGGCAGTCTCGAACCCTGGGCGGATGCGCAGATGGCGCGGTTCGCCGCGGGCGTGGTGCTGATGGTCGTGATCGGATTGACCGATCTGAAACTCTGGCTGAAGCTGTCCTATCCTCTTTATGGCGTGGCACTGCTGCTGCTGGTGGCCGTGGAGATCATGGGCGATATCGGCATGGGCGCGCAGCGCTGGATCGACCTCGGATTCTTTCAGATCCAGCCGTCGGAGGTGATGAAGATCGCCATCGTGCTGGCGCTGGCCCGCTATTTCCACGGCTGCACCGCCGAGGACATCCGCCGGCCGGTCACCCTGCTGCTGCCGCTGGCGATGGTGGCCGCCCCGTCGCTGCTGGTGCTGCGCCAGCCCGATCTCGGCACCACCGGCATGCTCATTCTGGGGGCGGGGGCGACCTTCTTCGTGGCGGGGGTGCGGGCCTGGAAATTCCTGGTGGTGCTGGCGCTGTTCGGCGCCTCGCTGCCGGTCGGCTGGTCGATGCTGCATGAATACCAGCGCCAGCGCGTTCTGACCTTCATGGACCCGTCGCGCGATCCGCTGGGCGCCGGCTATCACATCACCCAGTCCAAGATCGCGCTCGGTTCCGGCGGCATCACCGGCAAGGGCTTCATGCAGGGCACCCAGAGCCATCTGAGCTTTCTGCCCGAGAAGCAGACCGATTTCATCTTCACCATGTATGCCGAAGAATTCGGCCTGATCGGCGGCATCCTGCTGCTGCTGCTGTTCGTGTCGGTGGTGCTCTATGCGCTCTCGGTCTCGCTCAGGGCCCGCACGGTGTTCGGGCGGCTGGTGGCGACAGGCGTGGGCACGACCTTCTTCCTCTATTACTTCATCAACATCGCCATGGTGATGGGGCTGATCCCGGTGGTGGGCGTGCCGCTGCCCATGGTCTCGTATGGCGGCACACAGATGATGACCCTGATGATCGCCTTCGGCCTGCTCGCCTGCGTGAACACCCACCGCGACGTCCAGCTGCGCCGCCAACCCGGGCTGGAGGGCTATTGA
- a CDS encoding type III-B CRISPR-associated protein Cas10/Cmr2 gives MTGPTGVAMRRLMVSIGPVQGFVAQARRTRDLWAGSFLLSWLTGKAMAAVTAAGGRILVPAVDEDPLFLAITGAPSGLAAAPFIGSLPNQFSADLPDGVDPAICRKAVQDAWCGLGQAVRDTFVTDAVTTAAKGGRPGLDALWDRQMAGFWEVIWVAGPQLPPAETGHWLAMRKNWRAHLRSGPTGADGGDNCLLMGDWPELSGWLRSVRSERAKQDAFWAALRRAVREKPTDVDTLELAEGERLSAIALVKRLFPVLPVAVLKRAIGWVPGGSRDRLRSWPSTRYMAALPWMQRFQADQAGKALARTYADEIGRETELAGYRVAERHAYRHLGLPEQAGFMALDGNLFFDAALANPREFKVSDVTRKRLRTRLAKLIDEGGIGAPSPYYAVLLMDGDNVGALIRSAGVDPVTALFSGFTARVDTRVRAASGATIYAGGDDVMALLPLPDAIACARALQRAYRDAAHEAAAASGLVPTAAAAFVAAATISAGIVFAEAAVPLRLVLERARTLLKDLAKTANGRNSLALAILKPGGKDREWVSAWNGPAVGALVRMIDGMVNPRDVRVSSGFIHALAGPFGTMLAGLHAADDLPDFDDDRLLDLLIETFRGDPSTRTLSEAQLRTVMVDYRNLCRRMRGDGGETAAFDPGAGLVLRFLAENMPAATKPEPEQGPETGEAKDG, from the coding sequence ATGACCGGGCCGACCGGGGTGGCCATGCGGCGGTTGATGGTATCGATCGGGCCGGTGCAGGGCTTCGTGGCCCAGGCGCGGCGGACGCGGGATCTCTGGGCCGGGTCCTTTCTGCTCTCGTGGCTGACCGGCAAGGCCATGGCGGCGGTAACCGCTGCAGGGGGGCGCATCCTGGTGCCGGCGGTGGACGAGGATCCGCTGTTTCTTGCGATCACCGGCGCACCGTCGGGTCTGGCGGCGGCGCCCTTCATCGGGTCGCTGCCCAATCAGTTCTCGGCCGACCTGCCCGACGGGGTGGATCCGGCGATCTGCCGCAAGGCGGTGCAGGATGCCTGGTGCGGGCTGGGCCAGGCGGTCCGCGACACCTTCGTCACCGATGCGGTGACGACGGCGGCGAAAGGCGGCCGGCCTGGTCTGGATGCGCTCTGGGACCGGCAGATGGCCGGCTTCTGGGAGGTGATCTGGGTGGCCGGGCCGCAGCTGCCACCGGCAGAAACGGGGCACTGGCTTGCCATGCGCAAGAACTGGCGTGCCCATCTCCGCAGTGGCCCGACCGGTGCCGATGGAGGCGACAACTGTCTGCTGATGGGGGACTGGCCGGAACTGTCGGGCTGGCTGCGTTCGGTGCGATCCGAACGGGCGAAGCAGGACGCGTTCTGGGCGGCGCTGCGCCGGGCGGTGCGGGAAAAGCCGACCGATGTCGACACGCTGGAACTTGCCGAGGGGGAACGCCTGTCGGCGATCGCCCTTGTGAAACGGCTGTTTCCGGTATTGCCTGTGGCTGTGCTGAAGCGTGCGATCGGCTGGGTGCCGGGTGGCAGCCGCGACCGGCTGAGATCCTGGCCGTCCACCCGCTATATGGCGGCTCTGCCCTGGATGCAGCGGTTTCAGGCCGATCAGGCCGGCAAGGCACTGGCCCGGACCTATGCGGACGAGATCGGCCGGGAGACGGAGCTTGCCGGTTATCGTGTGGCCGAACGGCACGCCTATCGTCATCTCGGTCTGCCCGAGCAGGCAGGCTTCATGGCGCTGGACGGCAATCTGTTTTTCGACGCTGCTCTGGCCAATCCGCGGGAATTCAAAGTTTCCGACGTCACCCGGAAGAGGCTACGGACCCGGTTGGCGAAGCTGATCGACGAGGGCGGCATCGGGGCCCCTTCGCCTTATTACGCCGTGCTGCTGATGGATGGCGACAATGTCGGTGCGTTGATCCGCAGCGCCGGGGTTGATCCCGTGACTGCGCTGTTTTCGGGCTTTACCGCCCGGGTCGACACCCGGGTCCGCGCGGCGAGCGGGGCCACCATCTATGCCGGCGGCGACGATGTGATGGCACTGCTGCCTCTGCCGGATGCGATCGCCTGTGCCCGGGCCCTGCAGCGGGCCTATCGGGATGCTGCCCACGAGGCAGCCGCAGCCTCCGGACTGGTGCCGACGGCGGCGGCGGCGTTCGTCGCCGCGGCCACGATTTCCGCCGGCATCGTCTTCGCCGAAGCGGCCGTCCCGCTCCGGCTGGTGCTGGAGCGGGCGCGGACGCTGCTCAAGGATCTGGCCAAGACCGCCAATGGCCGCAACAGTCTGGCGCTCGCCATACTGAAGCCGGGCGGCAAGGATCGCGAGTGGGTTTCCGCCTGGAATGGCCCCGCTGTCGGCGCGCTGGTTCGCATGATCGACGGCATGGTCAATCCGCGGGATGTCCGGGTCTCGTCGGGCTTCATTCATGCGCTCGCCGGCCCGTTCGGCACAATGCTGGCCGGGCTTCATGCGGCAGACGACCTGCCGGATTTCGATGACGACCGCCTGCTGGATCTGCTGATCGAGACCTTTCGGGGCGATCCGTCGACCCGCACATTGAGCGAGGCGCAGCTCCGCACCGTCATGGTCGACTACCGCAACCTCTGCCGCCGCATGCGGGGCGATGGAGGCGAGACCGCCGCCTTCGATCCCGGGGCCGGGCTGGTTCTGCGCTTTCTGGCCGAGAACATGCCCGCCGCGACGAAGCCCGAGCCGGAGCAGGGGCCGGAGACGGGGGAGGCGAAGGATGGCTGA
- a CDS encoding type III-B CRISPR module-associated Cmr3 family protein has translation MAEPSALLFIFEPLDTLFFRTGRPFNQDDPGAALAESLFPPNPPTLVGALRAALARLLGWDGQNDWSTDIKVALGDGDRLAAGLRFQGPWLMRREPDGAWHRLYPAPASVVETPAGTPAGRRFRRLQPSATVLQTDLGPDPIRLPAPATDERDAAFCRRPNGLWLTADGLSAVLKGKVPGQAPPGASRCWYEEAELWAVEQRVGIGRDNATRRVEDGHFYIASHIRPVRGVALALQVSGLSAELRAKVEAHRGELGVVSLGGEHRAAWLSCVAPPRPVFQRTADTARRVAIALTPVRATAAMLEPQASFAGHDGLKITMVSALRADIAGGWDSVGNRPMAQHPLLAAGTTWHITCDRDLRDEDLPRSLGGMTDWGYGELIWGRDASSGGT, from the coding sequence ATGGCTGAACCGTCGGCCCTGCTGTTCATTTTCGAACCGCTGGACACACTGTTCTTCCGCACCGGCCGGCCGTTCAACCAGGACGATCCGGGCGCCGCCCTTGCGGAAAGCCTGTTCCCGCCCAACCCGCCCACCCTGGTGGGGGCGCTGCGGGCCGCCCTTGCGCGTCTTCTGGGCTGGGACGGGCAGAATGACTGGTCGACCGACATCAAGGTCGCGCTGGGTGATGGCGACCGGCTGGCCGCAGGTCTGCGTTTTCAGGGGCCATGGTTGATGCGCAGAGAACCGGACGGGGCGTGGCACCGCCTTTATCCGGCCCCGGCCTCGGTGGTGGAAACGCCCGCGGGCACGCCGGCCGGGCGGCGGTTCCGGCGCCTCCAGCCCTCGGCGACCGTTCTGCAGACGGATCTGGGGCCCGATCCGATCCGTTTGCCGGCGCCTGCCACTGACGAGCGCGACGCCGCATTCTGCCGGCGACCGAATGGCCTGTGGCTGACCGCCGACGGCCTGTCGGCGGTTCTGAAGGGGAAGGTGCCGGGGCAGGCGCCGCCCGGTGCATCGCGCTGCTGGTACGAGGAGGCGGAGCTTTGGGCCGTGGAACAACGGGTGGGTATCGGCCGCGACAACGCCACCCGCCGGGTGGAAGACGGCCATTTCTACATCGCCTCCCACATCCGCCCTGTCCGGGGCGTTGCCCTGGCGTTGCAGGTCTCGGGCCTGTCGGCAGAGCTGAGGGCGAAGGTCGAGGCGCACCGGGGGGAGCTGGGGGTGGTGTCGCTGGGCGGCGAGCATCGTGCCGCCTGGCTGAGCTGCGTCGCGCCGCCCCGGCCCGTGTTCCAGCGCACGGCCGATACGGCACGGCGCGTTGCCATTGCGCTGACCCCGGTCCGGGCGACCGCCGCCATGCTGGAACCGCAGGCATCGTTTGCGGGGCATGACGGGCTGAAGATCACCATGGTCAGCGCCCTGCGTGCCGACATCGCCGGCGGATGGGATTCGGTCGGAAACCGCCCGATGGCGCAGCATCCGCTGCTTGCCGCCGGCACGACCTGGCACATCACCTGCGATCGGGACCTGCGGGATGAAGACCTCCCCCGCAGCCTGGGCGGCATGACCGACTGGGGATATGGCGAACTGATCTGGGGGCGTGACGCCTCGTCGGGGGGGACATGA
- the cmr4 gene encoding type III-B CRISPR module RAMP protein Cmr4: protein MTHLMLGMLAETFLHPGTGQTDGAIDLRVARESVTRHPFIPGSGMKGALKAHFRDRPPAAWQPDDLANVFGLEDRAGGVLISDARLLLLPVRSLSAPYLWLTCPLILERLLRDRSRCGFEAQPLFAALKALAIPGPGEVLINDVARHDRIFLEDRLFSVAGAVPPDAVRAFGALFHDDAALTAHRLSRQLCIVSDDDFAWAADNALPVAAHNVLAEGTKASRNLWYEENLPPDTLLYATLSARGGGDAVFKTLRRAVVDDAACAWLRIGANETTGLGWVGCRWLAKGAAA from the coding sequence ATGACACATCTGATGCTTGGCATGCTGGCCGAAACCTTTCTGCACCCGGGCACCGGCCAGACCGACGGAGCCATCGACCTTCGTGTGGCGCGTGAAAGCGTGACCCGCCACCCTTTTATTCCGGGATCGGGCATGAAGGGCGCGCTGAAGGCGCATTTTCGCGACCGGCCGCCGGCCGCCTGGCAGCCCGACGACCTCGCAAATGTCTTCGGCCTGGAGGATCGCGCGGGTGGTGTGCTGATATCGGATGCCCGCCTGCTGCTGCTGCCGGTGCGTTCGCTGTCGGCCCCCTATCTGTGGCTGACCTGCCCGCTGATCCTGGAACGCCTGCTGCGCGATCGGAGCCGCTGCGGTTTCGAGGCGCAGCCTCTGTTCGCGGCCCTTAAAGCGCTGGCGATCCCCGGGCCCGGAGAGGTTCTGATCAACGACGTGGCCAGACACGACCGGATCTTCCTGGAGGACCGGCTGTTCAGCGTCGCCGGCGCCGTTCCACCGGACGCCGTCAGGGCTTTTGGGGCACTGTTTCACGACGATGCCGCGCTGACCGCCCACCGTCTGTCTCGCCAGCTCTGTATCGTGTCGGACGACGATTTCGCCTGGGCGGCCGACAATGCTCTGCCCGTGGCGGCGCACAATGTTCTGGCGGAAGGAACCAAGGCGAGCCGGAACCTGTGGTACGAGGAAAACCTGCCGCCGGACACCCTGCTCTATGCCACGCTCAGCGCCCGCGGCGGCGGCGATGCCGTGTTCAAAACCCTGCGTCGGGCGGTTGTGGACGACGCGGCCTGTGCGTGGCTGCGCATCGGCGCGAATGAGACCACCGGCCTTGGCTGGGTGGGCTGCCGCTGGCTTGCAAAGGGGGCGGCGGCATGA
- the mreD gene encoding rod shape-determining protein MreD, whose product MNDTLLQKLDRQVRASVPFLVSLAFVLIAAAPWSRLGGTAMVPWPVLIAVTYWSIYRPDRLPYWSVFILGLVEDAIGWGPFGQTALVLLVVRAILVSQRKVFRGKSFLLIWAAFAAVALVACSLVWVTTMIYAWSVLSPAPAVAQWMASVAAYPPAAWLLGQIHALALRRQ is encoded by the coding sequence ATGAACGACACGCTGTTGCAGAAGCTTGACCGCCAGGTCCGGGCTTCGGTGCCCTTCCTGGTGAGCCTTGCTTTCGTGCTCATCGCCGCAGCGCCCTGGTCGCGCCTGGGGGGCACCGCCATGGTGCCCTGGCCGGTGCTGATCGCGGTGACCTATTGGAGCATCTACCGCCCGGACCGGCTGCCCTACTGGTCGGTCTTCATTCTGGGGCTGGTGGAGGATGCGATCGGCTGGGGACCGTTCGGCCAGACGGCACTGGTGCTGCTGGTGGTCCGGGCGATCCTGGTCAGCCAGCGGAAAGTCTTCCGCGGCAAGTCGTTCCTGCTGATCTGGGCGGCTTTTGCGGCGGTGGCACTGGTCGCCTGCAGCCTGGTGTGGGTCACCACCATGATCTATGCCTGGTCGGTGCTGTCGCCGGCACCGGCGGTGGCACAGTGGATGGCGAGCGTTGCCGCCTATCCGCCTGCCGCATGGCTGCTTGGCCAGATCCATGCGCTGGCGCTGCGCCGGCAGTGA
- the mrdA gene encoding penicillin-binding protein 2, with translation MRDEQNRHRLITRRTLLLGGAQLALTGVLGARMWYLQVAEADRYKTLADDNRISLRLLAPPRGRIFDRDGRPLALNRENYRLLVVPEQAVDLEQVLSQLSRLVTLPEDVQARVVREAERRRRFSALPVRDNLTWDEVAKVEVNGPDLAGVMIDVGLAREYPMGATMAHIIGYVGAPAEKDLDGDPLLELPDFRIGKSGIERAAEPRLRGRAGTIRVEVNAYGREIRELDRAEGVPGDDVQLTIDADLQTFTTARLAFDSAAAVVMDIHSGDILAAASVPTFDPMLFDRGISMAEWTELTSNPRAPLINKALGGQYPPGSTFKMVVALAALEAGVIPRDHTVFCPGHLDMGDNRFHCWRRGGHGEVGVVEAISQSCDVFFYDIARRVGIDAIAAMGQRFGLGQRLQIGLPGERPGLMPTKDWKMAARGRGWTQGETLIAGIGQGYVLSTPLQLAVMTARLANGGRAVVPRLYREIDDARAAGAQLWNVAAPAGGTGLDPAVPLPESGIQLADTMGIDRGHMELVLEGMRRVVNNRRGTAHKAMIEDPAYAYAGKTGTAQVRRITRAERESGRYKAADVPWLERDHALFVGYAPLSAPRYACSCIIEHGGSGSGVAAPVVADILRATIALGAERERRGNRPPAPQPQPAAPARLRPDRVARGPGRSPEGEAT, from the coding sequence ATGCGTGACGAACAGAACCGCCACCGGCTCATCACCCGCCGCACCCTGCTGCTGGGCGGCGCCCAGCTGGCGCTGACCGGCGTGCTGGGCGCGCGGATGTGGTATCTGCAGGTGGCCGAAGCCGACCGCTACAAGACGCTGGCCGACGACAACCGGATCAGCCTGCGCCTGCTGGCGCCGCCGCGTGGCCGGATCTTCGATCGCGACGGCCGGCCGCTGGCGCTCAACCGCGAAAATTACCGCCTGCTGGTCGTGCCCGAACAGGCGGTGGATCTGGAACAGGTCCTCTCCCAGCTCTCGCGGCTCGTGACACTGCCCGAGGACGTTCAGGCCCGGGTGGTGCGCGAGGCGGAACGGCGGCGGCGGTTCTCGGCCCTGCCGGTGCGCGACAACCTGACCTGGGACGAGGTCGCCAAGGTCGAGGTCAACGGGCCGGATCTGGCCGGCGTGATGATCGATGTCGGCCTTGCCCGCGAATATCCGATGGGCGCCACCATGGCCCATATCATCGGCTATGTCGGCGCCCCGGCCGAGAAGGATCTGGACGGCGACCCGCTGCTGGAATTGCCCGATTTCCGGATCGGCAAATCGGGGATCGAGCGGGCGGCGGAGCCGCGGCTGCGCGGCCGCGCCGGCACCATCCGGGTGGAGGTCAATGCCTATGGCCGCGAGATCCGCGAACTGGACCGGGCCGAAGGTGTGCCGGGCGACGATGTCCAGCTGACCATCGATGCCGATCTGCAGACCTTCACCACCGCCCGGCTCGCCTTCGACAGCGCGGCCGCGGTGGTGATGGACATTCATTCGGGCGATATCCTGGCGGCGGCCTCGGTGCCGACCTTCGACCCGATGCTCTTCGATCGCGGCATCTCCATGGCCGAGTGGACGGAGCTGACCTCCAATCCGCGGGCGCCGCTGATCAACAAGGCGCTGGGCGGCCAGTACCCGCCGGGCTCCACCTTCAAGATGGTGGTGGCGCTGGCGGCGCTGGAAGCCGGCGTGATCCCGCGCGACCACACCGTCTTCTGCCCCGGCCATCTGGACATGGGCGACAACCGCTTCCATTGCTGGCGGCGCGGCGGCCATGGCGAGGTCGGTGTCGTCGAGGCGATTTCCCAGTCCTGCGACGTGTTCTTCTACGACATCGCCCGACGGGTCGGCATCGATGCGATCGCCGCCATGGGCCAGCGCTTCGGTCTGGGCCAGCGCCTGCAGATCGGCCTGCCGGGGGAACGCCCGGGATTGATGCCGACCAAGGACTGGAAAATGGCCGCTCGCGGCCGCGGCTGGACCCAGGGCGAGACGCTGATCGCCGGCATCGGCCAGGGCTATGTCCTGTCGACCCCGCTTCAGCTGGCGGTCATGACGGCGCGGCTTGCCAATGGCGGCCGCGCGGTGGTGCCCCGGCTCTATCGCGAGATCGACGATGCCCGTGCGGCCGGGGCGCAGCTCTGGAACGTGGCGGCACCGGCGGGTGGCACGGGGCTGGATCCGGCCGTGCCGCTGCCCGAGAGCGGCATTCAGCTGGCCGACACGATGGGCATCGATCGCGGCCATATGGAACTGGTGCTGGAAGGCATGCGCCGGGTGGTCAACAACCGCCGCGGCACCGCGCACAAGGCGATGATCGAGGACCCGGCCTATGCCTATGCCGGCAAGACCGGCACCGCCCAGGTGCGGCGCATCACCCGGGCGGAACGCGAGAGCGGCCGCTACAAGGCGGCGGACGTGCCCTGGCTTGAACGCGACCATGCGCTGTTCGTGGGCTATGCGCCGCTCAGCGCGCCGCGCTATGCCTGTTCCTGCATCATCGAACATGGCGGCAGCGGCAGTGGCGTCGCGGCCCCGGTGGTGGCCGACATCCTGCGGGCGACGATTGCCCTCGGCGCCGAGCGCGAGCGCCGCGGCAACCGGCCGCCGGCGCCGCAACCGCAGCCTGCCGCACCCGCACGCCTGCGGCCCGACCGCGTCGCCCGCGGGCCCGGCCGTTCACCGGAAGGGGAGGCGACATGA